In Paenibacillus larvae subsp. larvae, the following proteins share a genomic window:
- a CDS encoding tRNA (adenine(22)-N(1))-methyltransferase: MVKLSNRLRMIADRVPVGSKLADIGSDHALLPAYLVKQGITPFAVAGEVNQGPREAAENQVKEAGLSSQIEVRLGDGLEVLSPGEVDTVTIAGMGGSLIVSILDAGKEKLLNVSTLVLQPNVAEDKVRAWLDAEGWFLAEETILKEDGKIYEILTARHPQAWDHPENLYKSRRLKADLVLNKPELLCLGPYFVENPSPVWFEKWTKEISKLEKIAGQVNQSDLEAARQKQQAMVKKIAKLKEVLACLQKDRL, from the coding sequence ATGGTGAAATTATCGAATCGTTTGCGTATGATTGCAGACCGTGTGCCTGTTGGCAGCAAGCTGGCGGACATAGGCTCCGATCATGCCTTGCTGCCTGCTTATCTGGTTAAGCAAGGCATCACGCCTTTTGCTGTTGCTGGAGAAGTGAACCAAGGTCCACGTGAGGCGGCTGAGAATCAAGTAAAGGAAGCAGGATTATCTTCACAGATTGAAGTTCGGCTTGGTGATGGTCTTGAGGTCCTTTCACCTGGAGAAGTCGATACCGTGACAATAGCCGGCATGGGGGGCAGCTTGATTGTCTCTATTCTGGATGCAGGAAAAGAGAAATTGTTGAATGTCTCAACCCTAGTTCTTCAGCCAAACGTTGCGGAAGACAAGGTGAGGGCCTGGCTCGATGCGGAAGGCTGGTTCCTTGCAGAGGAAACTATTCTCAAAGAGGATGGAAAAATATATGAAATATTAACGGCCCGGCATCCTCAAGCTTGGGATCATCCGGAAAATTTATATAAGAGCAGGAGATTAAAGGCGGACCTGGTATTAAACAAGCCGGAACTTCTCTGCCTCGGTCCTTATTTTGTGGAGAATCCTTCTCCGGTCTGGTTTGAGAAATGGACTAAGGAAATCAGCAAACTGGAAAAAATCGCAGGACAAGTGAATCAATCAGACCTCGAAGCAGCCAGACAAAAACAGCAAGCTATGGTTAAAAAAATTGCCAAGCTCAAGGAGGTACTTGCATGTTTGCAAAAGGACAGACTGTAA
- a CDS encoding YaiI/YqxD family protein: MNVSCTIVVDADACPVKQEIILAAKRFDVPVLMVASFDHRIELPQNERIQVVQVDRSSQSADLYIANHMKNGDILVTQDYGLAALGLAKGVYALSNRGKPYKDGSIDFLLERRHEQGKLRRGGKHTKGPKPFSDEDRRHFLQSLTKLLLSLQENVVR; this comes from the coding sequence ATGAATGTTTCATGTACTATTGTCGTTGATGCCGATGCATGTCCGGTTAAACAGGAAATTATTCTGGCAGCCAAACGGTTTGATGTACCGGTTCTGATGGTAGCTTCTTTTGACCACAGAATTGAACTTCCACAGAATGAACGGATACAGGTTGTACAGGTGGACCGCTCTTCTCAGTCTGCCGATTTATATATAGCCAATCATATGAAGAACGGAGACATATTAGTAACCCAGGATTATGGATTGGCCGCTCTGGGGCTGGCTAAAGGCGTATATGCCCTCTCAAACCGGGGGAAGCCTTACAAGGATGGCTCCATTGATTTTTTACTGGAACGGCGTCATGAACAAGGGAAATTAAGGCGTGGAGGGAAGCATACGAAAGGCCCTAAACCCTTTTCAGATGAGGACAGAAGGCATTTTCTACAAAGTTTGACAAAACTTTTGCTTTCTTTGCAGGAGAATGTCGTCCGTTAG
- a CDS encoding DUF1540 domain-containing protein: protein MPEVKCSVSNCTYWGEGNNCKADAIMIEIDEHADADFHAEFGGEEFDSEHKDKALNVRNTCCHTFTRKS, encoded by the coding sequence ATGCCAGAAGTTAAATGTTCCGTCTCTAACTGTACTTATTGGGGAGAAGGAAATAATTGTAAGGCGGATGCTATTATGATTGAAATTGATGAACATGCTGATGCCGATTTTCATGCCGAGTTTGGCGGGGAAGAATTTGATTCCGAACATAAGGACAAAGCTCTTAATGTAAGAAATACCTGCTGTCATACCTTTACTCGTAAATCTTAA
- the rpoD gene encoding RNA polymerase sigma factor RpoD translates to MANDQHTELETELTLEQVKDQLIELGKKRSSLTYKEIMDRLAPYDQDAEQIDDFFEHLSEMGIDVGNENDDDEDNIRPGNTDNEDEDFNFEDDLTLPPGIKINDPVRMYLKEIGRVPLLSAEDEVELAKRIEQGDEEAKRRLTEANLRLVVSIAKRYVGRGMLFLDLIQEGNMGLIKAVEKFDHTKGYKFSTYATWWIRQAITRAIADQARTIRIPVHMVETINKLIRVSRQLLQELGREPTPEEIAKEMELSTDKVREIMKIAQEPVSLETPIGEEDDSHLGDFIEDQEALAPADAAAYELLKEQLEDVLDTLTEREENVLRLRFGLDDGRTRTLEEVGKVFGVTRERIRQIEAKALRKLRHPSRSKRLKDFLE, encoded by the coding sequence ATGGCGAACGATCAACATACAGAACTAGAGACAGAGTTGACGCTAGAGCAAGTTAAAGATCAATTGATTGAATTGGGAAAGAAACGCTCCTCGCTGACGTATAAAGAGATTATGGACCGCCTTGCTCCATATGATCAGGATGCAGAGCAGATTGATGATTTTTTTGAACACTTGTCTGAAATGGGAATTGACGTCGGCAATGAAAATGACGATGATGAAGATAACATTCGTCCCGGCAATACAGATAATGAGGATGAAGATTTCAACTTTGAGGATGATCTGACACTGCCTCCGGGTATCAAAATCAATGATCCGGTTAGAATGTATCTGAAGGAAATCGGCCGTGTTCCTTTATTGTCCGCAGAAGATGAGGTAGAACTTGCCAAACGGATTGAGCAAGGGGATGAGGAGGCCAAACGCCGTCTTACCGAAGCTAACCTGCGCCTCGTTGTAAGTATCGCTAAACGTTATGTCGGACGCGGCATGCTATTCCTTGATCTCATTCAGGAAGGTAACATGGGGCTTATTAAAGCGGTAGAGAAGTTCGATCATACCAAAGGATACAAATTTAGCACCTATGCCACATGGTGGATCCGTCAGGCTATCACCCGTGCCATTGCGGACCAAGCCAGAACGATCCGGATACCGGTTCATATGGTGGAAACGATCAACAAATTGATTCGTGTATCCAGACAGCTTCTCCAGGAACTGGGACGCGAACCGACTCCGGAAGAAATTGCTAAGGAAATGGAACTTAGTACGGACAAAGTACGTGAAATCATGAAAATAGCCCAGGAACCTGTTTCTTTGGAAACGCCTATTGGGGAAGAAGACGACTCTCATTTAGGAGATTTTATCGAAGATCAGGAAGCCCTGGCTCCAGCAGATGCAGCTGCCTATGAACTATTGAAGGAACAACTGGAAGACGTGCTGGACACCCTGACAGAGCGGGAAGAGAATGTTCTTCGTCTCCGGTTTGGACTGGATGATGGCCGGACCCGTACTCTGGAAGAAGTAGGAAAAGTATTCGGAGTAACCCGTGAGCGGATTCGTCAGATTGAAGCCAAAGCCCTCCGGAAACTAAGACACCCTAGCCGAAGCAAAAGGCTGAAAGATTTTCTCGAATAG
- a CDS encoding pyruvate, water dikinase regulatory protein has translation MSSSEAAATVLVISDSVGETAESVARAATMQFYPLRIRMLRISFVHDRSSIDRIVQEASKSNTIIVYTIVVPELKQYLTECASQHQVIHIDLLGPIVDTISKVVGQEPNRKIGMTHRLDEQYFKKVEAVEFAVKYDDGRDFSGICQADIVLVGVSRTSKTPLSMYLAHKGYKCANVPIVPEMQPPTEIFSVPKEKVIGLLIDPVKLNAIRKERLRTLGLAANATYANEERIKKELDYAHDLLQKIGCKVIDVSNRAVEETASLILEHIHKRNIPF, from the coding sequence ATGAGTTCTTCAGAAGCTGCTGCTACCGTATTAGTGATATCAGATTCAGTTGGCGAAACCGCAGAATCTGTTGCCCGGGCAGCTACCATGCAGTTTTATCCTCTTCGAATCCGCATGCTGCGGATATCGTTTGTACATGACCGAAGCAGCATTGACCGGATTGTTCAGGAAGCAAGTAAATCCAATACTATTATTGTATATACAATTGTGGTTCCTGAACTGAAACAATACTTAACGGAATGTGCTTCACAGCATCAAGTGATTCATATTGATCTCCTCGGACCGATAGTTGATACCATCAGCAAGGTGGTTGGTCAGGAACCGAACCGTAAAATTGGAATGACTCACCGATTGGACGAACAGTATTTTAAGAAAGTAGAGGCCGTTGAATTTGCGGTTAAATATGATGACGGTCGGGATTTTAGTGGAATCTGCCAGGCTGATATTGTGCTTGTTGGTGTTTCCCGGACATCTAAAACCCCGTTATCCATGTATTTGGCCCATAAAGGATACAAATGTGCCAATGTGCCGATTGTTCCTGAAATGCAGCCTCCTACAGAAATATTTTCTGTGCCTAAAGAAAAGGTAATCGGTCTGCTTATTGATCCGGTTAAGCTTAACGCAATCCGTAAAGAAAGACTTCGTACCCTTGGCCTTGCTGCAAATGCAACTTATGCCAATGAGGAACGCATAAAAAAGGAGCTGGATTATGCTCATGACTTGCTGCAAAAAATAGGCTGTAAAGTGATTGATGTATCAAACAGGGCCGTGGAAGAAACGGCAAGCCTAATCTTGGAGCATATCCATAAACGGAATATTCCTTTTTAA
- a CDS encoding Nif3-like dinuclear metal center hexameric protein, which translates to MFAKGQTVIQKFEQFAPKHFAVPDDKIGLQLGTLNKEIKHILVALDVTEEVVDEAIRNKADLIIAHHAIIFRPLSHLQTDTPAGRIYEKCIKHDIAIYIAHTNLDVAEGGINDMMADALGLTDTTHLEEVHTDNLKKLVVFVPVSHHKQVRDAILHAGAGWIGAYSHCSFNIPGTGTFLPQDGADPFIGKQGKMEETDEIRIETVVPVSIQRKVVQAMLKAHPYEEVAYDLYPMDLKGRTFGLGRTGKLPGKVTLAELAEKTKAAFGVPAVRVVGDLNQTVYKAAVLGGSGGRYVRHASFAGADVLITGDIDYHTAIDAKAAGICLIDVGHNVEKIMKKPVAKYLTDIMAANKYKTIVTASEVHTEPFQFI; encoded by the coding sequence ATGTTTGCAAAAGGACAGACTGTAATTCAAAAATTTGAACAATTTGCTCCCAAGCATTTTGCCGTTCCTGACGATAAAATCGGCCTGCAGCTGGGCACTTTGAATAAGGAAATCAAACATATTCTGGTGGCCTTGGATGTTACGGAGGAAGTAGTTGATGAAGCAATCCGAAACAAGGCAGACCTTATTATCGCCCACCACGCCATTATTTTCAGACCGCTTTCTCATCTGCAAACCGATACTCCTGCGGGACGAATATATGAAAAGTGTATCAAACACGATATCGCCATTTATATTGCCCATACAAACCTGGACGTTGCCGAAGGCGGGATCAACGACATGATGGCGGATGCGCTTGGTCTAACGGATACGACACATTTAGAGGAAGTGCATACAGATAATTTAAAAAAGCTGGTTGTATTTGTTCCCGTTTCCCATCATAAGCAGGTCAGAGATGCTATTCTTCATGCCGGTGCCGGATGGATAGGGGCATATAGTCATTGCAGTTTTAATATACCGGGAACCGGAACGTTTCTTCCCCAGGATGGTGCTGATCCATTCATTGGAAAGCAGGGGAAAATGGAAGAGACGGATGAAATAAGAATCGAAACGGTTGTACCGGTTTCCATCCAGCGCAAAGTTGTTCAAGCTATGTTGAAGGCCCATCCTTACGAGGAAGTGGCTTATGATTTATACCCGATGGATCTTAAGGGAAGAACGTTTGGACTTGGCCGAACAGGCAAACTGCCTGGGAAGGTGACTTTGGCGGAACTTGCGGAGAAAACTAAAGCTGCATTTGGGGTTCCGGCCGTCCGGGTTGTGGGAGATTTGAACCAGACAGTATATAAAGCGGCTGTACTGGGCGGATCAGGCGGCAGGTATGTCCGTCATGCGAGTTTTGCTGGTGCAGACGTTCTGATTACAGGGGACATTGATTATCACACCGCTATTGATGCCAAGGCGGCAGGAATATGTTTGATTGATGTCGGGCATAATGTCGAGAAAATTATGAAGAAGCCTGTAGCGAAATATTTAACGGATATTATGGCAGCAAACAAATATAAGACTATCGTTACGGCTTCAGAAGTTCACACAGAGCCTTTCCAATTTATTTAA
- a CDS encoding YpuI family protein, whose product MAMFDVKNNCETARTKLKEAIAKLELFLNQHALSQLNTENDPAMDEFYRGYLQDMRQLLVFGEVAYEKLGVSLRRPNFNVEYSERVLYEVYHNCVNGFYYPKNECYSEDGRYAYTGQDAIRFRKKPSRDVRDLTIELSKIFEELREDLAYYETDYITQRRMQGERV is encoded by the coding sequence ATGGCTATGTTTGATGTAAAAAACAATTGTGAAACAGCCCGTACAAAATTAAAAGAAGCAATTGCAAAGCTGGAGTTATTCTTGAACCAGCATGCCCTATCCCAACTAAATACAGAAAATGACCCCGCAATGGATGAATTTTACCGTGGTTATTTGCAGGATATGCGTCAATTGCTTGTTTTTGGTGAAGTGGCTTACGAGAAGCTCGGAGTCAGCCTACGCCGCCCTAATTTCAATGTGGAATACTCAGAACGCGTTTTATATGAGGTATATCATAACTGTGTAAACGGTTTTTATTATCCCAAAAACGAATGTTATTCCGAAGACGGGAGATATGCTTATACAGGGCAAGATGCGATCCGTTTCCGCAAAAAACCTTCACGTGATGTACGTGACCTAACCATTGAATTATCCAAAATATTCGAAGAGCTTCGCGAAGACCTTGCTTATTATGAGACAGACTATATAACTCAACGGCGCATGCAGGGAGAGCGGGTATAA
- a CDS encoding S8 family peptidase, whose translation MRRFLSLAAAAVLTSSLLMQGCSPGTDKAATPANELKMKEQLLSQDVQLTEQLCRNQCAMHLQQTMPLLSGANRDQAKTRLQDMARSLPQMGKLLWTPKGTRTDQAITVGKLEQDAEKQTRPFIEKAKKAAEQGETFYSPRIDTAQGPYTVLGIPSSDKSHILVAVVKQNILQQVASHQRKNLRLEPFPNQPKWKIETVESETLQQKQVDHPEKNAGTSHYERDEVVVKFRRPPSDKEIKQIQQDLHAKVIRKIGYSYIFESEHKEAKQLMDYFKAWNVEYVEPHYIYVTNEKLKPSSFSLFPWPFRQNPKEMTEEPVAAENIPNDTLYKQYQWNLPLIETESSWSYNKGSKDLIVAVVDTGVDLNHPDLKGHLVPGTNIVNPDQPPQDDVGHGTHVAGVISAETNNQLGVAGMSWYNCIMPVKVLDSSGAGSTYAVAQGIIWAADHGAKVINLSLGNYASSMFLHDAIRYAYDKDVVLIAASGNDNTEQPGYPAAYPEVLAVSATDSQKLKAAFSNYGDYIDVAAPGVSIASTYPSNQYAALSGTSMATPHVAGLAGLIRATNPKLTNVQVMNIMRKTAKDIGTPGKDTYFGYGLIDVGKAVRAAYESSK comes from the coding sequence ATGCGCCGCTTCCTATCTCTTGCTGCCGCAGCTGTTCTTACAAGCTCTTTGCTCATGCAAGGCTGCTCTCCCGGAACGGACAAGGCGGCGACTCCCGCTAACGAGTTGAAGATGAAAGAACAGCTGCTTTCCCAGGACGTTCAGCTAACGGAACAACTGTGCCGCAACCAGTGCGCCATGCATTTGCAGCAAACAATGCCTTTACTTTCCGGAGCCAACCGTGATCAAGCCAAAACCCGGTTACAGGATATGGCCCGGTCTCTTCCGCAGATGGGAAAATTGCTTTGGACCCCGAAGGGAACCAGAACGGATCAGGCTATTACAGTTGGAAAGCTGGAACAGGACGCCGAGAAACAAACACGTCCTTTCATAGAAAAAGCTAAAAAGGCTGCCGAACAGGGAGAAACATTTTACTCTCCGCGGATTGATACGGCCCAAGGGCCTTATACCGTATTAGGAATTCCGTCCTCAGACAAGAGTCATATTCTGGTAGCAGTTGTTAAGCAAAATATTTTACAGCAGGTGGCTTCTCATCAAAGAAAAAATTTACGCCTTGAGCCTTTCCCTAATCAGCCTAAATGGAAGATAGAAACAGTCGAAAGCGAAACTTTACAGCAAAAACAGGTGGATCATCCCGAGAAAAATGCCGGGACCAGTCATTATGAACGTGACGAAGTGGTAGTAAAATTCAGACGGCCTCCTTCAGACAAAGAGATCAAACAAATTCAACAAGATCTCCATGCGAAAGTGATCCGGAAAATAGGTTATTCCTATATTTTTGAATCCGAACACAAGGAAGCCAAACAACTGATGGATTATTTTAAAGCCTGGAATGTAGAGTATGTTGAGCCGCATTATATTTATGTAACTAATGAGAAATTAAAACCGTCATCCTTCTCTTTATTCCCTTGGCCTTTCCGCCAGAATCCTAAAGAAATGACTGAGGAACCGGTTGCCGCTGAGAATATTCCAAACGATACTTTGTATAAGCAATATCAATGGAATCTTCCACTGATTGAAACAGAATCCTCCTGGTCCTATAATAAAGGGTCCAAGGATTTGATTGTAGCTGTTGTGGATACAGGAGTGGACTTAAATCATCCCGATTTAAAAGGACATCTCGTTCCGGGTACCAATATTGTGAATCCCGACCAGCCTCCGCAAGATGATGTAGGCCACGGCACCCATGTGGCCGGAGTTATATCAGCAGAAACAAACAATCAGCTTGGTGTTGCGGGCATGTCCTGGTATAACTGTATTATGCCTGTTAAAGTACTTGATTCTTCGGGGGCAGGAAGTACCTATGCCGTAGCCCAGGGAATTATTTGGGCAGCAGATCACGGTGCCAAGGTCATAAACCTGAGTCTTGGAAACTATGCGAGCTCCATGTTTCTCCATGACGCCATCCGGTACGCCTATGATAAGGATGTCGTGCTTATTGCCGCCAGCGGAAACGACAATACTGAACAACCCGGATATCCAGCGGCTTATCCTGAAGTACTAGCCGTATCTGCGACCGATTCCCAGAAATTAAAAGCCGCTTTCTCCAATTATGGCGATTATATTGATGTGGCTGCTCCTGGAGTAAGTATAGCCAGTACCTATCCTTCCAATCAGTATGCTGCTCTTTCCGGCACATCCATGGCTACTCCGCACGTTGCAGGTCTGGCTGGTTTAATCCGGGCCACTAATCCGAAACTGACTAATGTCCAGGTAATGAATATTATGCGAAAGACAGCGAAGGACATAGGAACACCAGGAAAAGACACTTACTTTGGCTATGGACTGATCGATGTGGGCAAGGCTGTACGGGCAGCATACGAAAGTAGTAAATAG
- the dnaG gene encoding DNA primase translates to MRVGRIPEEVIEAVLKHHDIADVVGKYVHLTKQGHYLKGLCPFHSENTPSFTVTPERQIYHCFGCGAGGGIIKFLREIEGYSFAEAVNHLAEEAGIPITWETADPVQTKQQQERTEVIKAHDHAAKVYQYILKNTEQGKQALDYLRSRGIADKLIDRFQIGYAPARMDTLVRQLERNQFSLSLMEKGGLISIKSDKNGYIDRFRDRIMFPLHDFHGKIIAFAGRALGDVKPKYMNSPESILFNKSRSIYNLHHARAEARKSGEIVLLEGYMDVIKAWEAGITNAVATMGTALTPEQSEILKRNADRVIVCYDGDPAGQNAAYKSIPILEKSGCAVKVAMIPEGKDPDEYITAYGPERFVRQIVEQAVPAMKYKLLFIRKNFKLHNEFDKLRYLKTATKMIAALHSPIDREHYLKQLSSDFDTSLESLKQDVAAIRFDLEKKQSLRDNKEFLWNNVRNNGNRVQKSPSLFPAYHNAERQLLAIMMHDPEVCRYVQEQVGDEFNVEDHAVLAAYLYAYYSQYAEPNLGRYMAMLEDTNLENLASSIALIGAKHGLNDKVIDDYIREIKKYPRQQEIKQKKEEMRQAELSGDPLRAAQILSEIIALEKQLK, encoded by the coding sequence ATGAGAGTAGGACGTATTCCGGAAGAAGTGATAGAAGCTGTCCTTAAGCATCATGACATAGCGGATGTTGTAGGCAAATATGTTCACTTAACCAAGCAGGGACATTATCTGAAAGGATTGTGTCCGTTTCACTCCGAAAATACGCCGTCTTTTACCGTAACGCCTGAACGGCAAATTTATCATTGCTTTGGCTGCGGTGCCGGCGGGGGCATCATTAAGTTTCTTCGGGAAATAGAAGGTTATTCTTTTGCGGAAGCCGTCAACCATTTGGCAGAGGAAGCGGGTATTCCCATTACATGGGAAACGGCAGACCCTGTTCAAACCAAACAGCAGCAGGAACGGACTGAAGTCATAAAAGCTCATGATCATGCCGCAAAAGTATACCAATATATTTTGAAAAACACCGAACAGGGGAAACAGGCACTGGACTATCTCAGGTCACGCGGTATTGCCGATAAGCTGATTGATAGATTTCAGATCGGGTATGCCCCGGCCAGAATGGACACACTTGTCCGTCAATTAGAACGCAATCAGTTTTCTCTTTCCTTAATGGAAAAGGGTGGTTTAATTTCGATTAAATCGGATAAAAACGGGTATATAGACCGTTTTCGCGACCGTATTATGTTCCCGCTGCATGATTTTCATGGGAAAATCATCGCTTTTGCAGGAAGAGCGCTTGGAGATGTCAAACCTAAATATATGAACAGTCCCGAATCGATCTTGTTCAATAAAAGCCGGAGTATTTACAATCTTCATCATGCTAGGGCTGAGGCCAGAAAAAGCGGAGAGATAGTGCTTCTTGAGGGTTATATGGATGTGATTAAAGCGTGGGAAGCAGGAATAACCAATGCTGTTGCCACAATGGGTACGGCCTTAACTCCGGAACAATCCGAAATTCTCAAGCGGAATGCCGACCGCGTAATTGTTTGCTATGATGGAGATCCCGCGGGTCAAAATGCTGCGTATAAGTCCATACCTATTCTTGAGAAGAGCGGCTGTGCTGTGAAAGTGGCTATGATTCCGGAAGGCAAAGACCCGGATGAGTATATTACTGCTTACGGACCTGAACGCTTTGTAAGGCAAATTGTGGAACAGGCTGTACCAGCCATGAAATACAAGCTGCTTTTTATTCGCAAAAACTTCAAACTGCACAATGAATTTGACAAACTACGCTACCTCAAAACTGCGACCAAGATGATCGCCGCACTTCATTCGCCTATAGACCGGGAACATTATCTTAAGCAATTATCCTCTGATTTTGATACATCCCTGGAAAGTCTTAAGCAGGATGTGGCGGCAATTCGGTTTGATCTTGAAAAAAAGCAGAGTTTAAGGGATAATAAAGAGTTTCTGTGGAATAATGTTAGGAATAATGGGAACCGGGTACAAAAGAGCCCTTCATTATTCCCGGCTTATCATAATGCCGAAAGGCAGCTGCTGGCTATCATGATGCATGACCCGGAAGTTTGCCGATATGTACAGGAACAGGTCGGAGACGAATTTAACGTAGAGGATCATGCCGTATTAGCCGCGTATTTATATGCCTATTATTCACAATACGCTGAGCCGAACTTGGGACGGTATATGGCTATGCTTGAAGATACTAACCTTGAGAATCTGGCCAGCTCTATAGCTCTAATAGGGGCGAAACATGGTTTGAATGATAAAGTCATAGATGATTATATCAGGGAAATAAAAAAATACCCCAGGCAGCAGGAAATTAAACAAAAGAAGGAAGAGATGCGGCAAGCGGAACTAAGTGGTGATCCGCTCAGGGCTGCACAAATATTGAGTGAAATAATAGCCCTAGAGAAACAGCTGAAGTAA